One region of Mangifera indica cultivar Alphonso chromosome 3, CATAS_Mindica_2.1, whole genome shotgun sequence genomic DNA includes:
- the LOC123210043 gene encoding uncharacterized protein LOC123210043, producing MKTPKDSEKQAWDQIQMRSPSGNPLTGAGPSSRPGPKPMVWLILFVSVTYVVYTLKLVSNSRGCVEEPFLITHRVSETATVANITSTPLILNQTAGQNPIHRRESEERRTQIATDIHHIVFGIAASAKLWNKRKEYIKIWYKPKQMRGVVWLDDVVKTNKSENLPLIKISSDTSQFPYKNKQGHRSAIRISRIVSETLRLGLKNVRWFVMGDDDTVFITENLIRILRKYDHNQFYYIGSLSESHLQNIFFSYGMAYGGGGFAISYPLAKALVKMQDKCIHRYPGLYGSDDRMQACMAELGVPLTKELGFHQYDVYGNLFGLLAAHPVTPLVSLHHLDVVEPIFPNVTRVEALERLMVPKKLDSSALLQQSICYDKEKSWTISVSWGFAVQVFRGIFSPREIEMPSRTFLNWYRRADYTAYAFNTRPVTRNQCQKPFVFYMSDAKFNSTMNQTVSEYQRHKIPHPFCRWKMADPAKLDVVVVYKKPDPNLWERSPRRNCCRVMKSRNSAGRMEIDVGVCREGEVSEI from the exons atgAAGACCCCTAAAGATTCTGAGAAACAAGCGTGGGATCAGATTCAGATGAGAAGCCCATCGGGAAACCCACTTACAGGAGCCGGGCCCAGCAGCCGACCCGGTCCGAAGCCCATGGTCTGGCTTATCCTCTTCGTTTCAGTCACTTACGTTGTCTACACACTGAAGCTCGTCTCCAACTCACGCGGTTGCGTCGAGGAACCTTTCTTAATTACTCACCGTGTATCGGAAACAGCGACAGTGGCCAATATCACATCCACGCCGTTGATTCTCAACCAGACGGCGGGACAAAACCCCATCCACCGACGGGAATCTGAAGAAAGACGAACACAAATAGCCACTGATATCCACCACATCGTGTTTGGCATCGCGGCATCAGCTAAGCTTTGGAACAAGAGAAAAGAGTACATCAAGATATGGTACAAGCCAAAACAAATGCGAGGCGTCGTGTGGCTTGACGATGTTGTCAAAACCAACAAGAGCGAAAACTTGCCTCTAATAAAGATCTCAAGCGATACTTCACAGTTCCCGTACAAGAACAAGCAGGGTCACCGTTCGGCCATACGGATCTCCCGCATCGTATCGGAAACACTCCGGCTTGGGCTAAAAAATGTGAGGTGGTTTGTGATGGGAGACGACGACACCGTTTTCATAACCGAGAACTTGATTAGGATTCTGAGAAAATATGACCATAATCAGTTTTATTATATCGGGAGTTTATCGGAATCCCATTTGCagaatatatttttctcttatggAATGGCTTACGGTGGCGGGGGGTTTGCTATAAGTTACCCATTAGCTAAAGCGCTTGTCAAGATGCAAGACAAATGCATTCATAGATATCCGGGACTCTACGGTTCCGACGATCGAATGCAAGCTTGTATGGCTGAACTCGGTGTTCCACTCACTAAAGAACTCGGCTTTCACCAG TATGATGTGTATGGCAACTTGTTTGGACTCCTTGCAGCGCACCCGGTTACGCCATTGGTGTCGCTTCATCACCTGGATGTAGTCGAGCCCATCTTTCCCAATGTGACTCGCGTTGAAGCCCTTGAGCGCCTTATGGTGCCTAAGAAGCTAGATTCATCTGCACTCCTGCAACAATCCATCTGCTATGACAAAGAAAAGAGCTGGACCATCTCCGTTTCATGGGGCTTTGCAGTTCAAGTTTTCCGGGGGATATTTTCCCCCCGGGAGATAGAAATGCCGTCAAGAACATTTTTGAATTGGTATAGACGGGCAGATTACACAGCGTACGCTTTCAACACTCGGCCGGTTACCCGAAACCAGTGTCAAAAACCATTCGTATTTTACATGTCAGATGccaaattcaattcaacaatGAACCAGACGGTGAGCGAGTACCAACGGCATAAAATCCCCCACCCCTTCTGCAGATGGAAGATGGCTGATCCTGCTAAACTTGACGTGGTGGTGGTCTACAAAAAACCAGACCCAAATCTATGGGAAAGA TCTCCTAGAAGAAACTGTTGCAGAGTGATGAAGTCAAGGAATAGTGCTGGAAGGATGGAGATAGATGTGGGTGTATGTAGAGAGGGTGAGGTTagtgaaatataa
- the LOC123211774 gene encoding homeobox protein BEL1 homolog — translation MAREICEDKSKNFISSASGFCYSDVSSSNPTVHQTHLVNQIQDFESNPEIFNLTTGMEMIGFSKNLQQQHCDSNSVMWKEFFSKHGNNAGPSSSKTINESTIDFYHHHEFNKPEFTTGISETSSENLIVGAQEHGGWQENRLLVDDSSLRCVFPCEPNERPSQGLSLSLSSSNPSSIGLQSFELWPANHASHDQQDELRFVGLSSRDGFFGKSATIQTQQQMMQDGFLGKAANIHPQGQFQPRNSRYLAPVQELLNEFCSLGTKQTDGPKQKIHKTKQRDDENASSSSRRQSIYSLDFIELQKRKTKLLSMLEEVDRRYKHYCDQMKAVVSSFEAVAGNGAATVYSALASKAMSKHFRCLRDGIVGQIQATKKAMGEKDPVAPGTTRGETPRLRILDQTLRQQKAFQQMSMMESHPWRPQRGLPERSVSVLRAWLFEHFLHPYPSDVDKHILARQTGLSRSQVSNWFINARVRLWKPMVEEMYLEETKEGDNLASPDGVTDFDDNGGRLNQNPKTDQKPTADQLVRIDSECLSSIINNNPDKNDPKTPKTLHQNQHLQHQQQNFGTFGAMELDFSTYNQHAVGEVSYVNDHSNDNQNFNGGGGVSLTLGLQQHGHGGGGVSLAFSPASQSSLFYTRDVDIENCQPVQYSLLDGEGQNLPYRNLMGAQLLHDLAG, via the exons ATGGCTAGGGAAATCTGTGAAGATAAATCAAAGAACTTCATTTCGTCAGCATCTGGTTTCTGTTACTCAGATGTTTCATCGAGTAACCCAACAGTTCATCAAACCCATCTGGTGAACCAGATCCAAGACTTTGAATCGAATCCAGAGATCTTTAACTTGACCACAGGCATGGAGATGATAGGGTTTTCTAAGAATCTACAGCAGCAACACTGTGACAGCAACTCTGTTATGTGGAAAGAGTTCTTTAGCAAACATGGAAACAACGCTGGTCCGTCTTCTTCAAAAACGATCAATGAGTCAACAATTGACTTTTATCATCATCATGAGTTCAACAAACCAGAGTTCACTACTGGGATATCAGAAACAAGTAGCGAGAATCTTATAGTTGGAGCTCAAGAGCATGGTGGTTGGCAAGAGAATAGGTTACTTGTTGATGATTCTTCTTTGAGGTGTGTTTTTCCTTGTGAACCCAATGAAAGACCAAGTCAAGGTCTTTCACTTTCCCTTTCTTCAAGTAATCCTTCAAGTATTGGTTTACAGTCTTTTGAACTGTGGCCGGCCAATCATGCAAGCCATGACCAACAAGACGAATTGAGGTTTGTGGGGTTAAGTTCTAGAGATGGGTTCTTTGGGAAATCTGCCACCATTCAAACCCAGCAACAAATGATGCAAGATGGATTTTTGGGTAAAGCTGCGAATATTCATCCTCAAGGGCAGTTTCAGCCGAGGAATTCAAGGTACTTGGCTCCTGTTCAGGAGCTTTTGAATGAGTTTTGTAGCCTTGGGACTAAGCAAACTGATGGTCCAAAACAAAAGATCCATAAGACCAAACAAAGGGATGATGAAAATGCAAGTAGTTCTTCGAGAAGGCAATCTATTTACTCCCTGGACTTCATCGAATTACAGAAAAGAAAGACAAAGCTGCTTTCAATGCTGGAGGAG GTTGACAGACGGTACAAGCACTACTGTGATCAAATGAAAGCTGTGGTATCTTCCTTTGAAGCAGTGGCGGGTAATGGAGCGGCAACAGTCTATTCAGCTTTGGCTTCTAAGGCCATGTCAAAGCATTTTCGATGTTTAAGAGATGGGATTGTGGGTCAAATTCAAGCAACAAAGAAGGCCATGGGAGAGAAAGATCCAGTTGCACCAGGCACAACTAGAGGTGAAACACCAAGACTAAGGATCCTTGATCAAACTTTGAGGCAACAAAAGGCTTTTCAACAGATGAGTATGATGGAGAGTCATCCATGGAGACCCCAAAGAGGCTTACCTGAAAGATCCGTTTCAGTTCTTCGGGCTTGGCTCTTTGAACATTTTCTACACCC ATACCCAAGTGATGTTGATAAACATATCTTAGCCCGCCAAACTGGTCTATCAAGAAGCCAG GTGTCCAATTGGTTCATCAACGCAAGAGTGAGGCTGTGGAAGCCTATGGTGGAAGAAATGTACTTGGAAGAAACAAAGGAAGGAGACAACTTAGCCTCTCCAGATGGGGTTACTGATTTTGATGACAATGGTGGCCGGCTTAATCAGAATCCTAAAACCGATCAGAAACCAACAGCCGATCAACTTGTTCGAATTGACTCAGAATGTCTATCTTCCATTATCAATAATAACCCTGATAAGAATGATCCTAAAACCCCTAAAACCCTTCATCAAAACCAACACTTGCAGCATCAGCAACAAAACTTCGGGACATTCGGCGCCATGGAATTGGATTTTTCAACGTACAATCAGCATGCAGTAGGTGAGGTTTCCTATGTCAATGATCATAGCAATGATAATCAGAATTTCAATGGCGGTGGCGGCGTGTCCTTGACATTAGGGCTGCAACAGCATGGACATGGTGGTGGCGGAGTGAGCTTAGCATTCTCGCCCGCATCACAATCCTCTCTTTTTTACACCAGAGACGTCGACATTGAAAATTGCCAACCAGTTCAATATTCACTTTTAGACGGTGAAGGACAAAATTTGCCTTACAGGAATCTGATGGGAGCTCAGTTGCTTCATGACTTGGCTGGCTAG
- the LOC123212153 gene encoding BTB/POZ domain-containing protein At1g63850-like, which translates to MATTTTTTTSTTTHLKVQAQPIKPKRRKYRETTISSSATSTSTAATATTATSTSTDSSDLYRTQKLDPPTVVSPDNSWCCPASKPISNPPQSQQQQQRSVRSPVREPDPILIPDSSSSFRIRFSPGSLSPVMDFTHTSPTSSTTTTLNGYSSSDSAFPSSFSKFNSALTAGLLNPMSPPPDKTRSSPTLFEMMACEPEILPKTQIPTNHQGVPTIPPKMSHQQQQTFDSQQLKMQRISDLLLTNSPGNQFNEPASSDIKLTLSSKDGISVSMNVHRQILVAHSRFFAVKLSDRWTKQQQKTNLPYIVEIADCDDVEVYIETLRLMYCKDLKKKLMREDVSKVLGVLKVSAAIGFDAGVLSCLEYLEAAPWAEDEEEKVASLLSELRLEGVGAGEVLKRVSVEVTGGTEEGSNNDEVLLKLLHVVLEGKDEKARREMKGLVSKMLHENSSQNDLRKESLYSAGDGCLKLLRQHVLQAAAGDLRDVGQIARQADNLHWILDILIDRQIAEDFLKTWASQSEVSEAHSKVPAIHRYDISRVTSRLFVGIGKGQLLASKDVRFLLLRTWLEPFYDDFGWMRRASKGLDRHLIEDGLSNTILTLPLAWQQEILLAWFNRFLNSGEDCPNIQRGFEVWWRRAFWRRSGEQERPRPLRITTATIENS; encoded by the exons ATGGCAACAACCACCACAACTACTACTAGTACTACAACACATCTCAAAGTTCAAGCTCAACCCATAAAGCCCAAACGCCGTAAGTATCGTGAAACCACTATCTCCTCCTCTGCCACCTCCACTTCTACCGCCGCTACCGCTACTACTGCTACTAGTACTTCTACTGATTCCTCTGACCTTTACCGGACTCAGAAGCTTGACCCACCTACTGTTGTCTCGCCTGATAATTCCTGGTGCTGCCCAGCTTCAAAACCCATTTCAAATCCTCCACAATCGCAGCAGCAGCAACAGAGATCCGTCCGTTCACCCGTTAGAGAGCCTGACCCGATACTGATCCCCGATTCGTCTTCATCGTTTAGAATCCGGTTCTCTCCCGGGAGTCTATCGCCAGTCATGGACTTCACGCATACGTCACCAACATCATCGACGACGACAACGCTCAACGGTTACTCGTCCTCAGATTCAGCATTCCCTTCAAGTTTCAGCAAATTTAATTCGGCTTTAACTGCGGGTCTTTTAAATCCGATGTCGCCCCCACCGGATAAAACCCGTTCCAGCCCCACGCTTTTCGAAATGATGGCGTGTGAACCCGAGATTCTTCCGAAAACCCAGATCCCAACAAACCACCAGGGTGTTCCCACAATTCCCCCGAAAATGAGTCACCAACAGCAGCAAACATTTGATAGCCAGCAATTGAAAATGCAAAGAATTTCAGATCTTCTGCTGACTAACAGTCCGGGTAATCAGTTCAACGAGCCGGCGTCGAGTGACATAAAACTGACTCTGAGTTCTAAGGATGGTATAAGTGTATCCATGAATGTGCACAGACAGATACTTGTGGCACATAGTAGATTTTTCGCGGTTAAGTTATCGGATCGTTGGACAAAGCAGCAGCAGAAAACTAATCTTCCGTACATTGTGGAGATTGCGGATTGTGATGACGTTGAGGTTTATATTGAGACTTTGAGGTTGATGTACTGTAAGGATCTTAAAAAGAAGTTGATGAGAGAGGATGTTTCCAAAGTTCTTGGTGTTTTGAAG GTTTCAGCAGCGATTGGGTTTGATGCGGGGGTTTTATCCTGTTTGGAGTACTTAGAAGCTGCACCATGGGCTGAGGATGAAGAGGAGAAAGTGGCTTCATTGTTATCAGAGCTCCGACTTGAAGGTGTTGGAGCTGGTGAAGTTTTGAAGAGGGTTTCAGTTGAAGTTACTGGTGGAACAGAAGAGGGTAGTAACAATGACGAAGTACTTCTGAAGCTTTTACATGTAGTTCTTGAAGGCAAAGATGAGAAGGCAAGACGTGAAATGAAGGGGCTGGTATCTAAGATGCTTCATGAAAATTCATCTCAAAATGATCTTCGAAAGGAGTCACTGTACTCTGCTGGTGATGGGTGTTTAAAATTACTACGCCAGCATGTTCTGCAAGCAGCAGCAGGGGATCTGCGGGATGTGGGACAGATTGCCAGGCAGGCGGATAATTTGCATTGGATTTTGGATATCTTGATTGATAGGCAGATTGCTGAGGACTTTTTAAAAACATGGGCTTCTCAATCTGAAGTATCTGAGGCACATTCAAAAGTTCCAGCCATCCATAGGTATGATATTAGCAGAGTTACTTCTAGACTGTTTGTTGGAATTGGCAAAGGACAGTTATTGGCTTCAAAGGATGTTAGATTCTTGCTGTTAAGGACTTGGTTGGAGCCTTTTTATGATGACTTTGGGTGGATGAGGAGAGCATCCAAAGGCCTTGACCGACACTTAATTGAAGATGGTCTTAGTAACACGATTCTTACTCTGCCTCTAGCTTGGCAACAGGAAATTTTGCTTGCTTGGTTTAATAGATTCTTGAACTCTGGTGAGGATTGTCCTAACATACAAAGAGGGTTTGAAGTTTGGTGGAGGAGAGCATTCTGGAGACGTAGTGGTGAGCAGGAACGACCCAGGCCATTACGAATTACAACTGCAACTATTGAGAACTCGTGA